In a single window of the Biomphalaria glabrata chromosome 13, xgBioGlab47.1, whole genome shotgun sequence genome:
- the LOC106067704 gene encoding uncharacterized protein LOC106067704, producing MGAKCLASELRCPGLGAQVKAAKVLDFSANNQSNELSLTPGSDLMLECRRLIKSDSRLVLYRVKDSYAFTETNMSDILTYTMKNVLCGTHLSVGCKDEANTKQGKVIPVSVSPCTSDYMSLEANISSKDSIVHLGSSVVFTCSHQGGPGSTLTLYRDSPDQVLQQAYSHNELVYTMSNISCGLHFQVYCMIDDSRDFRSINVSSEPCEDKNITFSANDKTRELDVLPDSLVLFKCETDLSNVSEMFLYNNTISNVISNVISNVISNVINKGINKGINKAINKGISPGIIKFYLSDFRPGTTFLIGCFVKAELLTSYSELLVTVKQDNCCVGILVAAGTAPVLVLLGLSIYFIIKHRQKKLQESAAKKMFIDQVSDEKAMLIDQEMPSDEMPEPPPLEEITSKSQLEFIASLENKLSGCSLYTPAFILEKAQ from the exons ATGGGGGCTAAgtgtttggcttctgaactaagATGTCCCGGGCTTGGAGCTCAAGTGAAggctg CAAAAGTCCTCGACTTCTCTGCAAACAATCAATCCAATGAGCTTTCCCTAACTCCAGGAAGTGATTTGATGCTTGAATGTCGGAGGCTCATTAAATCTGATTCAAGGTTAGTGTTGTACAGAGTCAAGGACAGTTATGCTTTCACTGAGACCAACATGTCTGATATCTTGACATACACCATGAAGAATGTCTTATGCGGGACTCATCTTAGTGTTGGCTGCAAGGATGAAGCAAACACAAAACAAGGAAAAGTCATTCCTGTTTCAGTGTCACCAT GTACCTCTGATTACATGAGCTTAGAAGCAAACATCTCAAGTAAAGATTCTATTGTTCACCTGGGCAGCAGTGTTGTATTCACTTGTTCACATCAGGGAGGGCCAGGATCTACACTGACTTTGTATAGAGATAGCCCAGACCAAGTTCTCCAACAGGCCTATTCCCACAATGAGCTTGTCTACACCATGAGTAACATCTCTTGTGGACTTCATTTTCAGGTCTATTGTATGATTGATGATTCCAGAGATTTCCGTTCGATTAATGTTTCCTCTGAACCAT GTGAAgataaaaatattacattttcgGCTAATGACAAAACCAGAGAATTGGATGTCCTTCCCGACAGTCTGGTACTTTTCAAATGTGAAACTGACCTTTCCAATGTGTCTGAGATGTTTCTCTATAACAACACCATCAGCAATGTCATCAGCAATGTCATCAGCAATGTCATCAGCAATGTCATCAATAAGGGCATCAACAAGGGCATCAACAAGGCCATCAACAAGGGCATCTCCCCtggaattattaaattttacttGTCAGACTTTAGACCTGGCACAACCTTTTTGATTGGCTGCTTTGTCAAAGCAGAACTGTTGACTTCCTACAGCGAACTACTAGTCACAGTGAAGCAAG acaactGTTGTGTTGGAATTCTTGTGGCAGCTGGTACAGCTCCAGTCTTAGTTCTTCTTGGTCTGTCCATCTATTTCATTATCAAGCACAGGCAGAAAAAATTGCAGGAGAGTGCagctaaaaaaatgttcatcgATCAAGTCAGTGATGAGAAAGCAATGCTCATCGACCAGGAAATGCCCAGTGATGAAATGCCAGAGCCCCCACCTTTGGAAGAGATCACCTCAAAGTCACAGTTAGAGTTTATAGCCAGCTTAGAGAACAAGCTTTCAGGTTGTAGCCTGTACACACCAGCTTTCATCTTGGAGAAAGCCCAGTAG